A window of Jannaschia sp. M317 contains these coding sequences:
- a CDS encoding helix-turn-helix transcriptional regulator, which translates to MSRAAILAILGVQGFCALVVVADLVIHILGLRTTPIPWHWREMLEVGAVIGLVLGTAMGFVALRRSEVRRTRLEDQLQAASGEFGKLLDRRFEEWALTPAERDVALFSVKGLTLSEMAALRGTSEGTIKAQTAAVYRKAGVGGRAQLVSHFVEDLMGEALMPPDPSGSPD; encoded by the coding sequence ATGAGTCGTGCCGCGATCCTTGCGATCCTCGGGGTCCAGGGGTTTTGCGCCCTGGTCGTCGTTGCGGATCTGGTGATCCACATTCTTGGCCTGCGCACGACGCCGATCCCCTGGCACTGGCGTGAGATGCTGGAGGTGGGGGCCGTCATCGGGCTGGTGCTGGGGACTGCCATGGGGTTCGTCGCCCTGCGCCGATCCGAAGTGCGTCGCACCCGGCTGGAGGATCAGCTGCAGGCCGCCTCGGGCGAATTCGGCAAGCTGCTGGACCGTCGGTTCGAGGAATGGGCCCTGACCCCGGCAGAGCGGGACGTGGCCCTGTTTTCGGTCAAGGGCCTGACCCTGTCGGAAATGGCCGCCCTGCGCGGCACGTCCGAGGGAACGATCAAGGCGCAGACGGCGGCCGTCTATCGCAAGGCGGGCGTTGGCGGGCGGGCCCAATTGGTCAGCCACTTTGTCGAGGATCTGATGGGCGAGGCGTTGATGCCGCCCGATCCGTCCGGTTCGCCCGACTAG
- a CDS encoding PepSY domain-containing protein translates to MTRTFMTTALVLALALPAQAAGLDAVIRQLEAQGYTITERERTWLGRIRLEAKRGAQERELVLNPSTGEILRDYWEEEDEEGEGDD, encoded by the coding sequence GTGACACGGACATTCATGACGACCGCTCTGGTCCTCGCGCTCGCCCTGCCGGCGCAGGCCGCGGGCCTCGATGCCGTCATCCGCCAGTTGGAAGCGCAGGGCTACACCATCACCGAACGGGAGCGCACCTGGTTGGGCCGCATCCGCCTGGAGGCGAAGCGCGGCGCTCAGGAGCGGGAATTGGTGCTGAACCCCTCGACCGGCGAAATCCTGCGCGACTATTGGGAGGAGGAAGACGAAGAGGGGGAGGGGGATGACTGA
- the pth gene encoding aminoacyl-tRNA hydrolase translates to MQLWVGLGNPGAKYEGNRHNIGFMALDRMAEDQGAPWRSKFQGQIAEARFGSEKVWLLKPATFMNLSGQSVGEAMRFHKLDAQDVTVFHDELDLAPGRLKLKQGGGHAGHNGLRSIHQHIGPDYARVRLGIGHPGHKDRVAGYVLSDFAKAEATMLDDLLRGIVDGAGKLAAGDGSGFMNAVAQRTAPPRSSKTPRPDTASKPETKPESPAMPEETLSPLQRLAAKFR, encoded by the coding sequence ATGCAGCTTTGGGTGGGCCTGGGCAATCCTGGCGCGAAATACGAGGGCAACCGGCACAACATCGGCTTCATGGCTCTGGATCGCATGGCCGAGGATCAGGGCGCGCCCTGGCGGTCCAAGTTTCAGGGACAGATCGCCGAGGCGCGGTTCGGATCCGAAAAGGTCTGGCTGTTGAAACCTGCGACCTTCATGAACCTGTCGGGCCAATCCGTGGGCGAGGCCATGCGCTTTCACAAACTGGATGCCCAGGACGTCACCGTGTTTCATGATGAGTTGGACCTGGCCCCCGGTCGGCTGAAGCTGAAACAGGGCGGTGGCCATGCGGGGCACAACGGGCTGCGGTCCATCCATCAACACATCGGGCCGGACTATGCGCGCGTGCGGCTGGGTATCGGTCATCCGGGGCACAAGGACCGGGTCGCGGGGTATGTCCTGTCGGACTTCGCCAAGGCCGAGGCCACGATGCTCGACGACCTGCTGCGCGGGATCGTGGATGGTGCAGGCAAACTGGCGGCGGGCGACGGGTCGGGCTTCATGAACGCGGTGGCGCAGCGGACGGCACCACCGCGGTCATCCAAGACCCCAAGGCCAGACACCGCGTCCAAACCAGAGACGAAGCCAGAAAGCCCTGCGATGCCCGAGGAAACCCTGTCGCCCTTGCAACGGCTGGCTGCCAAGTTCCGATGA
- a CDS encoding GNAT family N-acetyltransferase: MLTDGFHSIPPGKVAAIVTHLSMSRPKVPPTMPDLPLRHLPRPEVGWYRDLFTRVGALDWLWFSRLRLEPAALEAILRDPLVEVHALELDGRAEGLLELDFRDPAAPELAFFGLTPEVQGRGYGRQMMQAALALAFARDIPQLTIHTCTFDSPVALPFYLRSGFVPVSREVEVVDDPRLTGDIPRDAARQIPVITG, from the coding sequence ATGCTGACCGACGGTTTTCACTCCATTCCCCCCGGCAAGGTCGCGGCGATCGTCACGCACTTGTCGATGTCGCGGCCAAAGGTGCCGCCGACGATGCCCGATCTGCCCCTGCGCCACCTGCCCCGGCCAGAGGTCGGCTGGTATCGCGACCTGTTCACGCGGGTGGGCGCGTTGGATTGGCTGTGGTTCTCGCGCCTGCGGCTGGAGCCGGCGGCCCTGGAGGCCATCCTCCGTGATCCGCTGGTCGAGGTCCATGCGCTGGAACTGGACGGTCGGGCCGAAGGCTTGCTGGAGCTGGATTTCCGCGATCCAGCCGCGCCGGAGCTGGCCTTTTTCGGCTTGACCCCCGAGGTTCAGGGCCGGGGCTATGGTCGGCAGATGATGCAGGCGGCCTTGGCGCTGGCCTTCGCCCGCGACATCCCGCAGCTTACGATCCATACCTGCACGTTCGACAGCCCGGTCGCCCTGCCGTTCTACCTTCGCTCCGGCTTCGTCCCGGTATCCCGAGAGGTGGAGGTGGTGGACGATCCCCGCCTGACAGGCGACATCCCCAGGGATGCCGCCCGCCAGATCCCGGTCATCACGGGCTAG
- a CDS encoding DUF2332 domain-containing protein, with protein sequence MTLAEAFRRQAAACEALGSPFMARLMGLCAERLRPDHGPIAARLFAWRGDVSAAGHSLPLRLAGGLHALRLRGHGDLAKVYPPHAVPNDQLWATVSAVIRAEASTLDRWLDSPPQTNELRRAAVVRAVAQWLTALDGLPMEVLELGASAGLNLNFDRFALNLGGKRFGPHDPVITLAPAWTGAHPPDAEPVITDRAGVDLAPVDPASERMRLMAYLWPDQMDRLARMDAVLTLPAQPVDRGDAADWLETRLIAPQPANTRRFIYHTIAWQYFPPDTDLRARAALDRAGQAATAARPLAIFGMESDGQAPGAALTLRLWPGDHRVELGRVDFHCRWVDWRAPSGISHGPR encoded by the coding sequence ATGACCTTGGCCGAGGCCTTTCGGAGGCAGGCGGCGGCCTGTGAGGCGCTCGGCTCCCCGTTCATGGCGCGCTTGATGGGGTTGTGCGCCGAACGGCTGCGTCCCGATCATGGCCCGATCGCGGCCCGGCTCTTTGCCTGGCGGGGCGATGTTTCGGCCGCCGGGCACAGCCTGCCACTGCGGCTGGCCGGGGGGTTGCACGCGCTGCGCCTGCGCGGCCATGGCGACCTGGCCAAGGTCTATCCCCCTCACGCCGTGCCCAACGATCAGCTTTGGGCCACTGTATCCGCAGTCATCCGCGCCGAAGCGTCCACGCTGGATCGCTGGCTGGACAGTCCGCCACAGACCAACGAACTGCGCCGGGCCGCCGTCGTGCGGGCCGTCGCGCAATGGCTGACGGCGTTGGACGGCCTGCCGATGGAGGTGCTGGAACTGGGCGCATCGGCTGGGCTGAACCTGAATTTCGACCGTTTCGCGCTGAACCTGGGTGGCAAGCGGTTTGGTCCGCATGACCCCGTCATCACCCTTGCCCCCGCTTGGACCGGCGCGCACCCGCCGGATGCAGAGCCGGTGATCACCGACCGGGCGGGCGTCGACCTGGCCCCGGTGGATCCGGCCAGCGAACGGATGCGCCTGATGGCCTATCTCTGGCCCGATCAGATGGATCGGCTGGCGCGAATGGACGCGGTGCTGACCCTGCCCGCGCAGCCCGTCGATCGCGGCGATGCCGCCGACTGGCTGGAAACCCGCCTGATCGCGCCGCAGCCCGCGAACACGCGGCGGTTCATCTATCACACGATCGCCTGGCAGTATTTTCCGCCCGACACGGACCTCCGCGCCCGCGCGGCGCTGGATCGGGCGGGCCAGGCTGCGACGGCGGCGCGCCCGCTTGCCATCTTCGGGATGGAATCCGACGGACAGGCACCGGGGGCCGCGCTGACGCTTCGGCTTTGGCCTGGGGACCACCGCGTCGAGTTGGGCCGCGTAGATTTTCACTGCCGCTGGGTCGATTGGCGCGCGCCCTCTGGCATTTCGCACGGGCCCCGTTAG
- a CDS encoding DUF4893 domain-containing protein, with protein MRLTDLLVLAMLAGPAVAQDVRAPDAVRLAEFDAHLGAALYDALTRGEPASRAALLTAMDGPAGPLNELSGDWSCRTIKLGGLLPVIAYAPFRCRVTENGDGGHTLVKLTGSQRLKGRIDAQGVFLGVGHVGSAPATDYAGLPPEDQTPVEPNQTTSDVGRFEQMSPARARLMLPDPVLESRFDILYLTR; from the coding sequence ATGCGACTGACTGACCTTTTGGTGCTGGCCATGCTTGCGGGACCGGCTGTCGCGCAAGACGTGCGCGCGCCGGATGCCGTCCGCCTGGCGGAGTTCGACGCGCATTTGGGGGCCGCATTGTATGACGCGCTGACGCGGGGCGAGCCGGCCAGCCGCGCGGCCCTGTTGACCGCGATGGACGGGCCAGCCGGACCGCTGAACGAGCTGTCGGGCGATTGGTCCTGCCGGACGATCAAACTTGGCGGGTTGCTGCCGGTGATCGCCTATGCGCCGTTTCGCTGCCGGGTGACCGAGAATGGCGACGGCGGCCATACCCTGGTCAAACTGACCGGAAGCCAGCGTTTGAAAGGGCGGATTGATGCGCAGGGCGTGTTTCTGGGTGTGGGCCACGTCGGATCTGCGCCAGCCACCGATTACGCGGGCCTGCCCCCCGAGGATCAGACCCCGGTAGAGCCGAACCAGACCACCTCCGACGTCGGTCGGTTCGAACAGATGTCGCCTGCGCGGGCGCGTCTGATGCTGCCCGATCCTGTCCTGGAATCGCGGTTCGACATCCTTTATCTGACACGCTGA
- a CDS encoding M3 family oligoendopeptidase — protein sequence MTLLRDANATPSAGEPLGDLPEWNLDDLYTGQDAPELTRDMAWLETECATYAADYEGKLADLDAAAMLEAIQRNEKIDEIAGRIMSFAGLRYYQQTTNGDRAKFMSDMQDKITTFTTPLVFFGLEFNRIDDTIYEGWMQANADLARYRPALDRLRAMKPYQLSDELEKYLHDTSVVGASAWNKLFDETIAGLTFDVNGEELGIEATLNFLTDPDRDAREAGARALADVFARNTRTFARVHNTLAKDKEIDDRWRGLPSPQASRHLANHVEPEVVEALRNAVVAAYPRLSHRYYKLKAKWLGLDTLQVWDRNAPLPMEETRTVGWDEARKTVMDAYAGFSPEMADIAEPFFDKGWIDAGVKPGKAPGAFAHPTVTTVHPYVMLNYLGKPRDVMTLAHELGHGVHQVLAAGQGEMLSSTPLTLAETASVFGEMLTFRAMLDGAETDAQRKVMLAGKVEDMINTVVRQIAFYDFECKLHAARREGELTPEDIDALWMSVQAESLGPVFEFMEGYEHFWAYIPHFVHSPFYVYAYAFGDGLVNALYAAYEDAPEGFQDKYFDMLRAGGSKHHKELLAPFGLDASDPAFWDKGLSMIEGFIDELEAMDA from the coding sequence ATGACCCTGCTGCGCGACGCCAACGCCACCCCCTCCGCCGGAGAGCCGCTGGGCGATCTGCCCGAATGGAACCTCGACGATCTCTACACGGGCCAGGACGCGCCCGAACTGACCCGCGACATGGCCTGGCTAGAGACGGAATGCGCCACCTATGCGGCTGATTACGAAGGCAAACTTGCGGACCTCGACGCCGCTGCCATGCTGGAGGCGATCCAGAGAAACGAAAAGATCGACGAAATCGCGGGCCGGATCATGTCCTTCGCCGGTCTGCGGTATTACCAGCAGACGACCAACGGCGACCGCGCCAAGTTCATGTCCGACATGCAGGACAAGATCACCACGTTTACCACGCCGCTGGTGTTTTTCGGATTGGAATTCAATCGCATAGACGACACCATCTACGAAGGTTGGATGCAGGCCAACGCCGATCTCGCGCGCTATCGCCCGGCCCTGGACCGGCTGCGCGCGATGAAGCCCTACCAGCTGTCCGACGAGTTGGAGAAATACCTCCACGACACCTCCGTCGTCGGCGCCTCTGCCTGGAACAAGCTGTTCGACGAAACCATCGCCGGCCTCACCTTCGACGTGAACGGAGAGGAGCTGGGCATCGAGGCGACGCTCAACTTCCTGACCGATCCCGACCGCGACGCGCGCGAAGCAGGGGCCCGCGCCCTGGCCGATGTCTTTGCCCGTAATACCCGGACATTTGCCCGCGTTCACAACACCTTGGCGAAGGACAAGGAGATCGACGACCGCTGGCGCGGCCTGCCCTCGCCGCAGGCCAGCCGCCATCTGGCGAACCACGTCGAACCCGAAGTCGTCGAGGCGCTGCGCAACGCCGTCGTCGCCGCCTACCCCCGCCTGTCGCACCGGTACTATAAGCTCAAGGCCAAGTGGCTGGGCCTCGACACGCTGCAGGTCTGGGACCGCAACGCCCCCCTCCCGATGGAGGAAACCCGCACCGTCGGCTGGGACGAGGCCCGCAAGACGGTGATGGACGCCTACGCCGGGTTCTCGCCGGAAATGGCTGATATCGCGGAACCTTTCTTCGACAAGGGCTGGATCGACGCAGGCGTCAAACCCGGCAAGGCCCCGGGTGCCTTTGCCCACCCGACGGTCACCACCGTCCACCCCTATGTGATGCTGAACTACCTCGGAAAACCCCGCGATGTCATGACCTTGGCGCATGAATTGGGCCACGGCGTGCACCAGGTTCTTGCCGCTGGACAAGGCGAGATGCTCTCCTCTACACCTCTGACCCTGGCCGAAACCGCCTCGGTCTTCGGCGAGATGCTGACCTTCCGCGCCATGCTGGACGGGGCAGAAACCGACGCCCAGCGCAAGGTGATGCTGGCGGGCAAGGTCGAGGACATGATCAACACGGTCGTCCGTCAGATCGCGTTCTACGATTTCGAGTGCAAGCTGCATGCCGCCCGCCGCGAAGGAGAGTTGACCCCCGAAGACATCGACGCCTTGTGGATGTCCGTGCAGGCCGAAAGCCTGGGCCCGGTGTTCGAGTTCATGGAGGGCTACGAGCATTTCTGGGCCTATATCCCCCACTTCGTCCATTCCCCCTTCTACGTCTATGCCTACGCCTTCGGTGACGGCCTGGTGAACGCGCTCTATGCCGCCTACGAGGACGCGCCCGAAGGTTTCCAGGACAAGTATTTCGACATGCTCCGCGCCGGCGGGTCCAAGCACCACAAGGAACTGCTGGCGCCCTTCGGACTGGACGCCTCGGACCCGGCGTTCTGGGACAAGGGCCTGAGCATGATCGAGGGCTTCATCGACGAGTTGGAGGCAATGGACGCATAG
- a CDS encoding PhzF family phenazine biosynthesis protein, with the protein MTPQEIAAFTDGPRGGNPAGVLIADTLPTEPEMQRIARDLGHSETAFAMAEGKTWRVRYFAPEGEVPFCGHATIGLGAALGAAHGAGRYDLTTQAGPVSVAVRPDGDLWSAELTSPPTRSAPLDPDLLTRLLALFDLPPEALDPRLPPRHAHGGADHAVLALRDRARLAAMDYDLNAGQRLMQDAGLVTVSLLHIVDDATFDARNAFASGGVLEDPATGAAAAALGGALVDLGWPGLAGGGQVTIRQGDDMGHPSRLTVTVTGTPGDPVRVAGTARRM; encoded by the coding sequence ATGACACCGCAAGAGATCGCCGCCTTCACCGATGGCCCCCGGGGCGGGAACCCCGCCGGGGTGCTGATTGCCGACACCCTTCCGACCGAACCGGAGATGCAGCGCATCGCCCGCGACCTGGGCCATTCGGAAACCGCCTTCGCCATGGCCGAGGGCAAGACCTGGCGCGTCCGCTACTTTGCCCCCGAAGGGGAGGTGCCGTTCTGCGGCCATGCCACCATCGGGCTGGGGGCCGCGCTGGGCGCCGCGCATGGCGCGGGCCGCTACGACCTGACGACGCAGGCCGGTCCCGTCTCCGTCGCCGTGCGCCCGGACGGCGACCTGTGGTCGGCGGAACTGACCTCTCCCCCCACCCGCTCCGCGCCGCTGGATCCGGATCTGCTGACCCGTCTGCTCGCCCTCTTCGACCTGCCGCCCGAGGCGCTGGACCCGCGCCTGCCCCCTCGCCATGCCCACGGCGGCGCAGATCACGCGGTGCTCGCCCTGCGCGACCGTGCGCGTCTGGCGGCCATGGACTACGACCTGAATGCCGGACAGCGGCTGATGCAGGATGCGGGCCTCGTCACCGTCAGCCTGCTGCACATCGTGGATGACGCCACCTTCGATGCGCGCAACGCATTTGCCAGCGGTGGCGTGCTGGAGGACCCGGCGACGGGGGCCGCCGCCGCCGCCTTGGGCGGGGCGCTGGTCGACCTGGGCTGGCCGGGCCTGGCGGGCGGCGGGCAGGTCACGATCCGGCAGGGCGACGACATGGGCCACCCATCGCGCCTGACGGTCACGGTCACGGGCACACCGGGCGATCCGGTGCGTGTGGCAGGCACCGCGCGGCGGATGTAG
- a CDS encoding NUDIX domain-containing protein, producing the protein MPDDTFREISTEVLSDDYGVLTRHRFALRLSDGTWDEQSREVYERGSGATALLHDPKADTVLLVRQFRLPLRVAGRDPMMIETPAGNLDGADPGARVAAELLEETGFQALTIEHVASLSMTPASATQIMACYLGTYDRTAPVAPGGGERDEGEDIAVLHVPLPEALAMVRDGRIIDGKACFLISQLALRRAGL; encoded by the coding sequence ATGCCCGACGACACCTTCCGTGAAATCTCGACCGAGGTTCTGTCTGACGATTACGGCGTCCTGACCCGCCACCGCTTCGCCCTGCGGCTCAGCGATGGCACCTGGGACGAGCAGAGCCGGGAGGTCTATGAGCGGGGGTCCGGGGCGACGGCCCTGCTGCATGACCCGAAGGCGGACACCGTCTTGCTGGTCAGGCAGTTCCGCCTGCCGCTGCGGGTCGCAGGCCGGGACCCGATGATGATCGAGACGCCAGCCGGCAATCTGGATGGGGCGGATCCGGGCGCACGGGTCGCGGCAGAGCTGTTGGAAGAAACAGGGTTTCAGGCCCTGACCATCGAACATGTGGCCAGCTTGTCGATGACCCCCGCCTCGGCCACGCAGATCATGGCCTGCTATCTGGGCACCTACGACCGAACCGCCCCCGTGGCCCCCGGCGGCGGAGAGCGGGACGAAGGCGAGGATATCGCCGTGCTGCATGTCCCCCTGCCCGAAGCACTGGCGATGGTGCGTGACGGGCGGATCATCGACGGGAAGGCCTGTTTCCTGATTTCCCAACTGGCGCTGCGCCGCGCGGGTTTGTGA
- a CDS encoding DUF2237 family protein, translating into MTNGMIASLNVDGGPLQPCSTDPLTGFFRDGCCNTGPMDAGQHTVCAVMTAEFLANSKYLGNDLSTPRPEYGFAGLKPGDRWCLCAARFLQAHDEGVAPQVHLASTHQRALDIVPRKVLDLYATD; encoded by the coding sequence ATGACCAACGGAATGATTGCATCGCTCAACGTGGACGGCGGACCGTTACAGCCCTGCTCCACCGATCCGCTGACCGGGTTCTTTCGCGACGGCTGCTGCAACACTGGCCCGATGGATGCGGGCCAACACACCGTCTGCGCCGTGATGACGGCAGAGTTCTTGGCCAATTCCAAGTACCTGGGCAATGACCTGAGCACGCCGCGCCCGGAATACGGTTTTGCCGGGTTGAAACCGGGTGACCGCTGGTGCCTGTGTGCCGCGCGGTTCCTGCAGGCCCATGACGAAGGCGTCGCGCCGCAGGTGCACCTTGCCTCGACGCATCAACGTGCGCTCGACATCGTGCCGCGCAAGGTTCTGGATCTTTATGCGACTGACTGA
- a CDS encoding GlxA family transcriptional regulator, whose amino-acid sequence MNPHNQTEHIRSVHILGFDGVLVLDVAGPAQVFASTNKVLGWKAYDIVIATERGRDVVTDTGLALRSDVSFAHALAPDVLVVPGGPGVDQRLDDPFLLHFLKDIEPRVGRFVSICSGSLLTASAGLLDHKRATTHWERTHLAHKRFPAVDWQLNDIFTRDGKFHCSAGVTAGIDLALSLVEADHGRRVALGVAREMVVFMQRQGGQSQYSAPLKAQATSSKRLGDLYQRIEQDPTAAWNVQGMAKIAGTTERTLHRDFMQEFGQPPSRFIEERRLAIARQYLEGSRKSVKEIASLSGFVTEQKMRRSFVKLLGILPTDYRDRFGGNRHS is encoded by the coding sequence ATGAACCCTCACAATCAGACAGAACACATTCGTTCCGTACACATCCTTGGCTTCGATGGCGTTCTAGTCTTGGATGTGGCGGGGCCCGCCCAGGTTTTCGCATCCACGAACAAGGTTCTGGGGTGGAAAGCATACGATATTGTCATCGCGACTGAGCGGGGCCGCGATGTCGTGACGGATACCGGATTGGCCCTGCGCTCTGACGTTTCATTCGCGCACGCCCTTGCCCCGGACGTCTTGGTCGTTCCTGGCGGCCCTGGTGTCGATCAACGTCTGGACGATCCTTTCCTGCTGCATTTCCTGAAAGACATCGAGCCGCGTGTCGGGCGTTTTGTGTCGATCTGTTCGGGCAGTCTTCTTACCGCCTCTGCCGGACTATTGGACCATAAAAGGGCCACAACACATTGGGAGCGGACACACCTGGCGCATAAGCGTTTTCCGGCGGTCGACTGGCAATTGAATGATATCTTTACGCGGGATGGAAAGTTTCATTGTTCGGCCGGCGTGACGGCGGGTATTGACCTTGCCTTGTCGCTTGTCGAGGCAGATCACGGGCGGCGTGTTGCGCTAGGTGTGGCCCGCGAAATGGTGGTCTTCATGCAGCGGCAAGGCGGACAATCACAGTATTCCGCGCCGTTAAAGGCGCAGGCAACGTCAAGCAAGCGACTTGGCGACCTTTACCAACGCATCGAACAGGATCCGACCGCTGCCTGGAACGTGCAAGGAATGGCCAAGATCGCAGGCACGACGGAACGCACGCTCCATCGCGATTTCATGCAGGAGTTTGGCCAGCCACCCTCACGTTTTATCGAGGAACGAAGGCTTGCCATTGCGCGGCAGTATCTGGAAGGCAGCAGGAAGTCCGTCAAAGAAATCGCATCACTGTCGGGGTTCGTGACGGAACAGAAGATGCGGCGCAGTTTCGTGAAGCTGCTGGGCATCTTGCCCACAGATTACCGAGACCGTTTCGGCGGAAACCGCCATTCGTGA
- a CDS encoding folate-binding protein YgfZ, whose translation MTRSILRISGDDRGKFLDGLLTRNVPDAGLGYAALLSPQGKYLADFLTFQDAEAIYLDVAADLAPGLAKRLTMYRLRAKVEVADSGLTVARGLGFVPDGALSDPRPGMGWRLYGGTGDGGLDWDAQRVEHLVPETGAELIPNESYILEMGFERLGGVDFRKGCYVGQEIVARMKHKTELRKGLARIKGAVAPGEITAGGKPVGTVHTISGDRALAYLRFDRAEGMETAAGPVTLDAR comes from the coding sequence ATGACACGCAGCATCCTCCGTATTTCCGGGGACGATCGGGGCAAGTTCCTCGACGGTCTCCTGACCCGCAACGTGCCCGACGCGGGGCTGGGCTATGCCGCCCTGCTGTCGCCGCAGGGCAAATACCTGGCCGATTTCCTGACATTCCAGGACGCCGAGGCGATCTATCTGGACGTGGCCGCCGATCTGGCGCCGGGGCTGGCCAAACGCCTGACCATGTATCGCCTGCGCGCCAAGGTAGAGGTGGCCGACAGCGGCCTGACCGTCGCGCGGGGCCTGGGCTTCGTGCCCGACGGTGCCCTGTCCGACCCCCGCCCCGGCATGGGGTGGCGGCTATATGGCGGCACCGGCGACGGCGGTTTGGACTGGGACGCGCAGCGCGTCGAACATCTGGTGCCCGAAACCGGGGCAGAGCTGATCCCGAACGAAAGCTACATCCTGGAAATGGGGTTCGAACGCCTGGGCGGCGTCGATTTCCGCAAGGGATGCTACGTCGGTCAGGAAATCGTGGCGCGGATGAAACACAAGACCGAGCTGCGCAAGGGTCTGGCCCGCATCAAGGGGGCCGTCGCCCCCGGTGAGATCACGGCAGGCGGCAAACCGGTCGGCACGGTCCACACCATCTCGGGCGACCGGGCGCTGGCCTACCTGCGCTTTGACCGGGCCGAGGGGATGGAAACCGCGGCGGGGCCGGTCACACTGGACGCGCGCTAG
- a CDS encoding RidA family protein — MSRTFITDVPGVPASPSPISNAVVVGNTCHISGQLSVYDDGYRPGSAAEEAGRAFDLVFKVADAAGFRADDIVYIDIAFADIERDLAEVNEVCRTRFSQFPARTVYQAAKLPLGAKIKIQAIAMKDSA; from the coding sequence ATGTCACGTACTTTCATCACCGATGTCCCGGGCGTCCCTGCATCGCCGTCTCCAATTTCCAACGCTGTTGTGGTGGGAAATACGTGTCATATCTCGGGCCAGCTTTCCGTTTACGATGACGGGTATCGACCGGGCAGCGCCGCTGAGGAAGCCGGGCGCGCCTTCGATCTGGTGTTCAAGGTGGCTGACGCCGCAGGTTTCAGAGCCGATGACATTGTCTATATCGACATCGCCTTTGCCGATATTGAACGCGATCTGGCAGAGGTGAACGAGGTTTGTCGCACGCGGTTTTCGCAGTTCCCGGCAAGGACCGTTTACCAGGCTGCGAAACTGCCCCTTGGCGCAAAAATCAAGATACAGGCAATTGCGATGAAAGACAGCGCCTGA